DNA from Brassica napus cultivar Da-Ae chromosome C4, Da-Ae, whole genome shotgun sequence:
atccgACGAGAGTGGAATCAACCAGCAAGTACCGTGCAAGTGACCGTTAACGCAAACGTAGAACTCTAGCCCACCGTCTCTCGACCCCAACCGCCTCGCCGCGCTCTTAGGAACTAAACGCGCCGCCTTCATGCTCCACACGCGCCCTCCGCAATACGGACACCTGACCTTCTCCTCAAGCTCCGCCTGTCTCCTCACGAGACACTGCCTCGTCTTCGACCTCATAAATTCCCGAAATACCCCTCTGAAAACACCTAAATTCTCTTCTCCGCCACCACCCACCGCCTCATGCTCGCACGGATCGCTCACGTACAAGAGATCTCCCCGGCAATTCTTCGGCAGAAAAAACTTCCCGGAGGTCTTGGAGAATCTCGACTCGGACGCGAAGTGACCCGGCGACCGCGTCGACTCGCCGCCGCCGCAGAAGAACATGAGTTTCGCCAGCGCCTGCCATCCCCCGTCGATTCTCCCGCTCGGATCTGATCCGGACAATGCCGCCGCCATCCCCGGAGCGCGGTGAACGCAGAGCGAACGCCACAGAACGCGTCTCGCGATCGCGCAGAACCTACGGCTCACGGAGGCGACGGCGCATATCGTGTGGATGTCCCAGCTGATTGACTCGAAGACGAGAGTCAGCACCTGCTCGTTCTCTATCCCCGTTTCGCCGAAACTCGGTAACCGACTCGGTTGCTTGAATCGGAGCGGTCGAGACGAGTTCATCATTGGGACTGACGGAGAATCTACCCTTCTAGAATAAATCATTTAGCTTTTTTTTACAGCTTTTTAATTACACGCAGGGTCGCGATCCCCACGTATTTATAGCGGTTGGTACGGTGCTCAAGGGTGATACACGTGGCTTCTTGTCTGAACAACAGATTCTGTGATGCTCCCACTCCCGCCATTAAATGTGTCAACATTAGATTGGTTACGGGGACGCGTGTCTCTTCGCGATTGCGTGCACGCTGCGACAACAGAGAATCAGGGTATATGGTAgtacaaaagaaagaaaacaaagggGTGGGGCGCCACGTGTTGAGACGCAAACGCGGATTCTAAACGTTATTTTCTAAAAGCCAAAATCTCTAAGGAGACAAAGGAGACACATGTCTCAAGACGGAGACTTTTTTTGATACGCAGAAACGTGGCAGCTCCGAACTAGATACGACGAAGTAGTTCGCAACTGAGAGACGCAACACATTCAAAGTCAATCATATCCAGTCTAGTTTTTgggtaattttttaaaagattttgttgtttattaataatattcacTTCTTTTTTCACTGACAAATCTTTCAACTGTAAGAATCTTATACAGAGAACATATTCCTCCTGGAACCCatgttatatttgtttttcaagCAAAGTCACCATACAAACACGTAAGGCATCAGTACATTATTCAAaatcaatacaatactaaaaggggaatAAGGGCTTCCCACATGCTTCCACGTCCTTAATAATAATCAACCAATaggatgtctttttttttccacgTCACGCGAAGGATGGgctgttttgtttctttgatccgtaaaatataaaatttgacacaaaagCCCAATCCAAAATAAACCTAGCAAAACTCATAAACAtcgtctttttctctttctcacctTCCCCAGTTTTCTACGTTTCTTCCCTACTGTATCTAAGCCATAAATTGAACCTCTAATAACATAAACGTTCGACTTGCTTCATTATCGTCTCCACCTCTCTCCTTATCTGCGAAAATCAATCATAGTATTCTAATCTCTTGCTTTGTTTGATTGCTTCCATGTCAGTTGGCTTCCTTAAAATATAttggattcttcttcttccctggAAAATTGAAGGTGCTTCCTCTTTTTTCCCTCTCTCTTACTTCTTAATTGTTTTCATAACTAAATTGGATATGCGATTCGATctaatttagggttttagtatcAATATTATCCCAATTTCGTTCATATCACAGCACTGTCTCTGGGTTctaaaaagaaaagctctcaatatcttatttttctctgccacagagagagagagagagagagagagagagagagagag
Protein-coding regions in this window:
- the LOC111205068 gene encoding EID1-like F-box protein 3 — protein: MIYSRRVDSPSVPMMNSSRPLRFKQPSRLPSFGETGIENEQVLTLVFESISWDIHTICAVASVSRRFCAIARRVLWRSLCVHRAPGMAAALSGSDPSGRIDGGWQALAKLMFFCGGGESTRSPGHFASESRFSKTSGKFFLPKNCRGDLLYVSDPCEHEAVGGGGEENLGVFRGVFREFMRSKTRQCLVRRQAELEEKVRCPYCGGRVWSMKAARLVPKSAARRLGSRDGGLEFYVCVNGHLHGTCWLIPLSSDEEERDFDGEEDDDSDDFLRG